A stretch of the Bartonella henselae str. Houston-1 genome encodes the following:
- the mdh gene encoding malate dehydrogenase, which produces MARKKIALIGSGMIGGTLAHIIGLKELGDVVLFDIAEGIPQGKALDIAESSPVDGFDVSLTGANSYDVIEGADVVIVTAGVARKPGMSRDDLLGINLKVMEQVGAGIKKYASSAFVICITNPLDAMVWALQKFSGLPTQKVVGMAGILDSARFRHFLSEEFKISVKDVTAFVLGGHGDSMVPLVRYSTVGGISLPDLVKMGWTTQEKIDQIIQRTRDGGAEIVSLLKTGSAFYAPAASAVSMAEAYLKDTKRVVPVAAYLSGQYGVKDTYVGVPVVIGAGGVERVIEIDLDKEEKAAFEKSVSAVQKLCEACIAVAPGLK; this is translated from the coding sequence ATGGCACGAAAGAAAATAGCTCTTATTGGTTCGGGTATGATTGGGGGTACTTTAGCACATATAATTGGACTTAAAGAACTTGGTGATGTCGTCTTATTTGATATTGCAGAAGGTATACCACAAGGTAAAGCTCTTGATATCGCCGAATCTTCACCAGTTGACGGTTTTGATGTCAGTTTAACCGGTGCTAATTCCTATGATGTGATTGAAGGTGCCGATGTTGTTATTGTAACAGCAGGTGTTGCAAGAAAACCCGGTATGAGCCGTGATGACCTTTTGGGCATTAATTTAAAGGTAATGGAACAAGTTGGTGCGGGGATTAAAAAATATGCATCTTCAGCATTCGTTATTTGTATTACAAATCCTCTTGATGCAATGGTCTGGGCTTTGCAAAAATTTTCAGGTCTTCCAACACAAAAAGTGGTTGGTATGGCTGGTATTCTCGATTCAGCACGTTTTCGTCATTTCTTATCAGAGGAATTTAAGATCTCTGTTAAAGATGTGACTGCATTCGTTTTAGGAGGACACGGTGATTCAATGGTGCCTTTGGTGCGTTATTCAACAGTTGGTGGTATTTCTCTACCCGATCTTGTGAAAATGGGCTGGACGACGCAAGAAAAGATTGATCAAATTATTCAACGTACCCGTGATGGTGGTGCAGAAATTGTTAGTTTGTTAAAAACAGGTTCTGCTTTTTATGCACCAGCAGCTTCTGCTGTCTCTATGGCTGAAGCCTATTTGAAAGACACCAAGCGTGTTGTTCCTGTCGCAGCTTATCTTTCAGGGCAATATGGGGTCAAAGATACCTATGTTGGTGTTCCGGTTGTCATTGGTGCTGGGGGCGTTGAGCGCGTGATTGAAATCGATCTTGATAAAGAGGAGAAAGCTGCTTTTGAAAAATCAGTGAGTGCAGTGCAAAAACTTTGTGAAGCTTGTATTGCTGTTGCACCAGGACTCAAATAA
- the zapE gene encoding cell division protein ZapE, whose protein sequence is MILVSTRYQELVSKGEISLDPAQLALTEHFDHLLQNVAEQNISRPWWAFWHFFKRKKQNSVAKQKSAANPFQGLYIYGEVGRGKTMLMDLFFSCLPQKRKKRAHFNDFMADVHERINIYRQASKDGKTGQKTPILAVVEDLAQEAQVLCFDEFSVTDIADAMVLGRLISALFDKGIFFVATSNVAPDNLYYNGLNRELFLPFIQVLKAHVHVINLGAKTDYRLEKSNFQQVYITPLGLEANQRMDQAWMLVLKGQKETSDEFSIKGRVIHIPRSGVGCARFDYQDLCAKPLAAVEYLALGERYHTIFVDNVPVMDDTCRNETKRFILFIDVLYERYIRLFMSAAVKLDDLYKGYAQTSETFEFQRTQSRLFEMQSQDYLKIWAERFCEGEQLISALPLRKL, encoded by the coding sequence ATGATTTTAGTCTCAACACGCTATCAAGAGCTGGTATCTAAAGGAGAAATCAGTTTGGACCCAGCTCAATTGGCTTTAACAGAACATTTTGATCATTTATTACAAAATGTTGCGGAACAAAACATTTCTCGGCCGTGGTGGGCTTTCTGGCATTTTTTTAAGAGAAAAAAACAAAACTCTGTTGCAAAACAAAAGAGTGCTGCTAATCCCTTTCAAGGATTGTATATTTATGGTGAAGTAGGACGAGGAAAAACCATGCTGATGGATTTGTTCTTTTCTTGTTTGCCACAAAAACGTAAAAAACGTGCCCATTTTAATGATTTTATGGCCGATGTGCATGAGCGCATTAATATTTATCGTCAAGCATCAAAAGATGGAAAAACTGGACAAAAGACCCCTATTTTAGCCGTTGTTGAAGATCTTGCACAAGAAGCACAGGTCCTTTGTTTTGACGAATTTAGCGTAACGGATATCGCTGATGCCATGGTGTTGGGACGTCTTATCTCTGCCTTATTTGATAAAGGGATTTTCTTTGTTGCAACTTCAAATGTTGCTCCTGATAATCTTTATTATAACGGTTTAAATCGAGAGCTCTTTTTGCCTTTTATCCAAGTTTTAAAAGCACATGTTCATGTGATCAATCTTGGTGCAAAAACAGATTATCGTCTTGAAAAATCAAATTTTCAACAGGTGTATATAACGCCACTAGGGTTGGAAGCAAATCAACGTATGGATCAGGCGTGGATGCTGGTCCTGAAAGGGCAAAAGGAAACATCTGATGAATTCTCCATAAAAGGGCGTGTTATTCATATTCCACGCTCTGGTGTTGGTTGTGCACGCTTTGATTATCAAGATTTATGTGCAAAGCCTTTAGCAGCAGTTGAGTATTTAGCATTAGGGGAACGGTATCATACGATTTTTGTCGATAATGTACCAGTGATGGATGATACATGTCGCAATGAAACAAAACGGTTTATTTTGTTTATTGATGTTCTTTATGAACGCTACATAAGATTGTTTATGTCAGCGGCGGTGAAGCTTGATGATTTGTATAAAGGGTATGCGCAAACGTCTGAAACATTTGAATTTCAAAGAACACAATCGCGTCTTTTCGAGATGCAAAGTCAGGATTATTTAAAAATTTGGGCAGAACGTTTTTGTGAAGGAGAACAATTAATCAGTGCTTTACCTTTACGTAAGCTGTAA